Proteins co-encoded in one Montipora capricornis isolate CH-2021 chromosome 12, ASM3666992v2, whole genome shotgun sequence genomic window:
- the LOC138027434 gene encoding cyclic GMP-AMP synthase-like receptor 2 — translation MDDSVYLSLTLELVSFFNIVREDMEQNINDLSRDLEECNENPNVEVIHTGSAVEGLSLPHLEKQTTWNTDADYMIIRTDLKVFEDVKTGERKAAESDKLEQDLPRGGMERSSPRVRSAEEEINFVYVYDASHAGYVHLAKKKLFQPFDSASVREHCLQNIEFIEESQHLIPLRGAARFATAEGSIAGPAFSLSCAGGTFRVNRDFVYGLRCTFWPSQAEEWLHRDRALWPSSEIISAISTQGCHLVPVGSHNSDVREYEWRFSFSVAELMLARTLSERQKVAYSLLKTLIKSEMKVRGIDVFASYHLKTCLFWFIERKGIESWGKHTLGENIFELLDFFISFYSKGSLPNFFISQNNMIDHRSPKDLVHACEALREIRDTVTQSLCRYIETNQSLPVLFDAPLAQLLKENSAKFAQNCKYNFIVMAIVCIMKNGKSRTLSSKLCVKAGSLVNKARLLHQAAQSEDARANLHSVLAEASEVSHAEETLTANLLLSLLEEYLAVDHLKVTESSAVALAVFNVFLTLHPSHLDPGFEKNSLELQTHLCNPAFKETLFWAARMHEAYSDAIYDFVVKDWNNGPQFHTDDDEAKKFMKLLMVVLGKPTKQASAVTGSLVKRGVEGQRFLMMRMLAGYLLHVHLESSYIAFQAAAYLMDTSVLYEIYLKVEWSRIHVIELILSKPELQAELSEDEFARLVQMHHEQLN, via the coding sequence ATGGATGACTCGGTGTATTTGAGTTTGACGCTCGAGTTGGTGTCATTTTTCAATATTGTCAGAGAAGACATGGAACAAAACATCAACGATCTTTCTCGAGACTTGGAAGAGTGCAACGAGAATCCCAATGTTGAAGTCATTCACACCGGAAGTGCCGTGGAGGGACTTTCTCTTCCTCATCTGGAGAAACAAACCACATGGAATACTGATGCCGATTACATGATTATTAGGACCGACTTAAAAGTATTCGAAGATGTAAAAACAGGGGAAAGAAAGGCAGCGGAAAGTGATAAATTGGAACAAGACTTGCCTCGTGGAGGCATGGAACGTAGTTCACCGAGAGTCAGGAGCGCGGAGGAAGAAATTAATTTCGTTTACGTTTACGACGCTTCACACGCGGGATATGTACATTTGGCAAAGAAGAAACTCTTTCAGCCTTTTGACTCGGCTTCTGTTCGAGAGCATTGTCTTCAAAACATCGAGTTCATCGAGGAAAGCCAACATTTAATTCCACTCCGCGGTGCGGCCCGTTTTGCGACCGCAGAGGGTTCAATCGCCGGCCCTGCATTCTCTCTGTCTTGTGCAGGGGGTACATTCAGAGTAAATCGAGACTTTGTTTACGGCCTGAGATGCACGTTTTGGCCTTCACAAGCGGAAGAATGGTTACATCGAGACAGAGCACTCTGGCCCAGTTCTGAGATTATTTCCGCCATATCAACCCAAGGGTGTCATCTGGTTCCTGTTGGATCACACAACAGCGATGTCAGGGAATACGAGTGGAGATTTTCGTTCTCTGTTGCTGAATTAATGCTGGCGAGAACCCTATCAGAGAGGCAAAAGGTAGCTTATTCCTTGCTGAAGACGTTAATCAAATCGGAAATGAAGGTGAGAGGAATTGATGTGTTCGCATCATATCACTTGAAAACGTGTTTATTTTGGTTCATCGAGAGGAAAGGAATCGAGTCTTGGGGAAAACATACGTTAGGAGAAAACATTTTTGAACTCCTGGactttttcatttcattctattcCAAAGGATCTCTGCCAAACTTTTTCATATCACAGAACAATATGATAGATCACCGCTCTCCAAAAGATCTTGTCCATGCGTGTGAAGCTCTAAGAGAAATACGTGATACGGTAACGCAATCTCTGTGCCGCTACATCGAAACAAATCAGTCACTTCCGGTGTTATTCGATGCACCACTTGCTCAACTGCTCAAGGAAAATTCCGCAAAATTTGCTCAaaactgtaagtacaattttATTGTAATGGCTATAGTTTGTATCATGAAAAACGGCAAAAGCAGAACTTTAAGCAGCAAGTTGTGTGTGAAAGCTGGTTCTCTGGTAAACAAGGCCCGTCTTCTTCACCAAGCAGCTCAAAGTGAGGACGCACGTGCCAACTTGCACTCCGTTCTTGCTGAAGCTTCAGAAGTTTCACATGCTGAGGAAACACTTACTGCAAATTTGTTGCTTTCACTTCTTGAAGAGTACTTAGCAGTGGATCACTTGAAAGTTACTGAGAGCAGCGCTGTAGCTCTTGCAGTATTTAACGTTTTCCTGACTCTTCATCCCTCACATCTTGACCCTGGctttgaaaagaattctttgGAGCTTCAAACTCACCTGTGCAACCCCGCCTTTAAGGAGACTCTGTTCTGGGCTGCGAGAATGCACGAGGCCTACAGTGATGCCATTTACGATTTTGTGGTAAAGGACTGGAATAATGGACCCCAGTTCCACACTGATGATGACGAAGCAAAGAAATTCATGAAGCTTTTGATGGTAGTACTGGGGAAACCAACCAAACAAGCCAGTGCAGTGACAGGGTCTTTAGTCAAGCGAGGAGTAGAAGGTCAGAGGTTTCTTATGATGCGCATGCTTGCTGGTTATTTGTTACATGTTCATTTGGAGAGCTCCTACATTGCATTTCAAGCTGCAGCATACCTCATGGACACAAGCGTACTGTACGAGATTTATCTCAAGGTAGAATGGTCTAGGATTCATGTTATTGAACTCATCTTATCTAAACCAGAATTGCAAGCTGAACTGTCTGAAGACGAATTTGCTAGATTGGTTCAAATGCACCACGAacaactgaactga